A window of Ipomoea triloba cultivar NCNSP0323 chromosome 2, ASM357664v1 contains these coding sequences:
- the LOC116010252 gene encoding uncharacterized protein LOC116010252, which yields MGLKEEQLDYVLVPAGIAIMVSYHAWLLFTIVRNPTRTVIGINAESRHSWVHSMMSDPIKNGVLTVQTIRNNIMASTLLATTAITLSSIISVYVSGKSDPASSNLLYGNKTAILSSVKFFTILLCFLVAFLCNVQSIRYYAHVSFLATVPTFKDSTDSIEYVARNLNRGSYFWSLGLRAFYLSFPLFLWVFGPIPMFVCCCVLSLALYFLDTTTSFTRDLHCQSFKRKANDA from the exons ATGGGATTGAAAGAAGAGCAGCTGGATTACGTTCTGGTGCCTGCGGGCATCGCAATAATGGTGTCGTACCATGCCTGGCTTCTCTTCACCATTGTCCGGAACCCCACTAGAACTGTGATCGGGATCAATGCTGAGTCTCGCCATAGCTGGGTCCACTCCATGATGTCT GATCCAATTAAGAACGGTGTTTTAACTGTTCAAACAATACGGAACAACATAATGGCTTCAACACTTTTGGCAACCACAGCTATCACTCTCAGCTCGATAATAAGTGTATATGTGAGTGGAAAATCCGACCCTGCATCATCTAACCTTCTTTATGGCAACAAAACTGCAATTTTGTCTTCTGTAAAGTTCTTCACCATCTTGCTATGCTTCCTCGTAGCTTTTCTCTGCAATGTGCAGTCTATTAGGTATTATGCCCATGTTAGCTTCTTAGCTACGGTGCCCACATTCAAAGATAGTACAGATTCTATAGAGTATGTTGCGAGAAATTTGAATCGAGGGAGCTACTTTTGGTCACTTGGGCTACGGGCGTTTTACTTGTCATTTCCTCTCTTTCTTTGGGTTTTTGGGCCCATACCAATGTTTGTGTGTTGTTGTGTACTGTCACTTGCTCTCTACTTCTTGGACACAACTACAAGCTTTACCAGGGATCTCCATTGTCAGTCTTTTAAACGGAAAGCAAATGATGCATAG
- the LOC116010247 gene encoding T-complex protein 1 subunit delta, whose translation MASPAVVAAPVAAGSSSKTETFVDNKRKDDIRMANIAAARAVADAVRTSLGPKGMDKMISTANGEVIITNDGATILNKMEVLQPAAKFLVELSKSQDVVAGDGTTTVVVIAGALLKQCLSLLSAGIHPTIVSESLHKASIKAVEVLTAMAIPVELSDRDSLIKSASTALNSKVVSQYSTLLAPLAVDSVLSVVDPAKPDLVDLRDIKIVKKLGGTVDDTEMVKGLVFDKKVSHASGGLTRVEKAKIAVIQFQISPPKTDIEQSIVISDYTQMDRILKEERNYILGIIKKIKATGCNVLLIQKSILRDAVTDLSLHYLSKAKIMVIKDVERDEIEFITKTLNCLPIANVEHFRAEKLGHADLVEEVSLGDGGKIVKITGIQDMGRTASVLVRGSNQLVIDEAERSLHDALCVVRCLVNKRFLIAGGGAPEIELSRQLGAWAKVLQGMEGYCVKSFAEALEVIPYTLAENAGLNPITIVTELRNRHAQGEINAGINVRKGQITNILEENVVQPLLVSTSAITLATECVRMILKIDDIVTVR comes from the coding sequence ATGGCATCACCAGCAGTAGTCGCCGCCCCAGTCGCCGCCGGTTCCTCATCGAAGACGGAAACCTTCGTGGACAACAAGCGCAAGGACGATATCCGCATGGCCAACATCGCGGCTGCTCGTGCGGTGGCCGATGCCGTCCGGACTAGTCTTGGCCCCAAAGGAATGGACAAGATGATCTCCACGGCCAATGGCGAGGTCATCATCACCAACGACGGCGCCACCATCCTTAACAAGATGGAAGTCCTCCAACCTGCCGCGAAGTTCCTCGTTGAGCTCTCCAAATCGCAGGACGTCGTCGCGGGTGACGGCACTACCACCGTCGTCGTCATTGCTGGTGCTCTCCTAAAGCAATGCCTATCCCTTCTTTCAGCAGGTATCCATCCTACTATTGTCTCGGAATCGCTCCATAAGGCTTCTATCAAGGCTGTTGAGGTCCTTACCGCTATGGCGATTCCTGTTGAGCTCTCTGACCGCGATTCGCTTATCAAATCGGCCAGTACTGCACTGAACAGTAAGGTAGTGTCTCAGTATTCAACTCTTTTAGCTCCATTAGCTGTTGATTCTGTGCTTTCTGTTGTTGACCCTGCAAAACCAGACCTTGTAGATTTAAGAGATATTAAGATTGTGAAGAAATTGGGTGGTACGGTTGATGATACTGAGATGGTAAAGGGTTTGGTCTTCGATAAGAAAGTGAGTCACGCCTCAGGTGGCCTGACTCGAGTTGAGAAAGCTAAGATTGCTGTGATTCAGTTTCAAATTTCTCCTCCTAAGACTGATATTGAGCAGAGTATTGTGATTTCGGACTATACTCAGATGGATAGGATTTTGAAGGAAGAGAGGAACTACATTTTGGGGATCATTAAGAAGATTAAGGCTACTGGATGTAATGTTTTATTGATTCAGAAGAGTATTTTGAGGGATGCAGTTACAGATTTGTCACTGCATTATCTGTCTAAGGCAAAGATCATGGTGATTAAAGATGTCGAGAGAGATGAGATTGAGTTCATCACAAAGACTTTGAATTGCTTGCCCATTGCAAATGTTGAGCATTTCAGGGCAGAGAAACTAGGACATGCAGATTTGGTTGAGGAGGTATCACTTGGAGATGGTGGGAAGATTGTGAAGATTACTGGAATTCAGGATATGGGTAGAACTGCATCTGTGCTGGTTCGAGGGTCCAATCAGTTGGTTATTGATGAAGCTGAGAGGAGTTTGCATGATGCCTTGTGTGTTGTTAGATGTTTGGTGAATAAGAGATTCTTGATTGCAGGTGGTGGGGCACCAGAGATAGAGCTTTCAAGACAGTTGGGTGCATGGGCAAAGGTTTTACAAGGGATGGAGGGTTACTGTGTGAAATCATTTGCTGAAGCTCTTGAGGTTATTCCTTATACATTAGCTGAGAATGCTGGACTGAACCCTATAACTATTGTGACTGAGTTAAGGAATAGGCATGCACAGGGTGAGATCAATGCTGGGATCAATGTGAGGAAGGGGCAGATCACTAACATTTTGGAGGAGAATGTAGTGCAGCCACTCCTTGTGAGCACAAGTGCAATTACCTTGGCCACTGAATGTGTGCGAATGATTTTGAAAATCGATGATATTGTTACTGTGAGGTAG
- the LOC116010253 gene encoding probable glutathione S-transferase, producing the protein MEEVKLIGSSPSLFCTRVEWALRLKGVKYEYIKEDLRNKSDLLLKSNPVYKKVPVLLINHNSIAESLIILEYIDDSWKHYPLLPQDPFERAQARFWAKFADDKCLMGTWTACMAEGEEKMRAIESVQESFAFIEKQIEGKKFFGGEEIGFLDLGIGWICLWLNVMEEVGGMKLLDPEKFPCLHNWAQNFIKIPVIHQFLPPRDDLLNYFKASLNYIRSLAAGKP; encoded by the exons ATGGAGGAGGTGAAGTTGATAGGGTCATCTCCAAGCCTGTTCTGCACCAGGGTTGAGTGGGCTTTGAGGCTCAAGGGAGTGAAGTATGAATACATAAAGGAAGACCTGAGAAACAAGAGTGATCTGCTGCTCAAGTCAAACCCTGTGTATAAGAAGGTCCCTGTGCTGCTAATCAATCACAACTCCATTGCTGAATCCCTCATCATCCTTGAATACATCGATGATTCGTGGAAACACTACCCACTGTTGCCTCAAGATCCTTTTGAAAGAGCACAGGCTCGATTCTGGGCAAAATTTGCAGATGATaag TGTTTGATGGGTACTTGGACTGCTTGCATGGCTGAAGGGGAAGAAAAAATGAGAGCCATAGAGTCTGTGCAGGAATCATTTGCATTTATTGAGAAACAGATTGAAGGGAAGAAGTTTTTTGGAGGAGAGGAGATTGGGTTTCTTGATCTAGGCATAGGGTGGATTTGTCTGTGGTTAAATGTAATGGAGGAAGTTGGGGGAATGAAGTTGCTTGACCCTGAAAAGTTTCCTTGCCTGCACAACTGGGCTCAAAACTTCATCAAAATCCCTGTTATTCATCAGTTTCTGCCACCAAGAGATGATCTTCTCAACTATTTCAAAGCCAGTCTCAACTACATCCGGTCCTTGGCAGCAGGCAAGCCATGA